The proteins below come from a single Carboxydocella sporoproducens DSM 16521 genomic window:
- a CDS encoding DsrE/DsrF/DrsH-like family protein, which yields MEQPKLTVILISGEMEKLHAGCLVSSVAAVSGMEVNIFVTMDALKAFRKDVIESKNFKTGEIGQEMLNKNVELFYQLLENARDMGTCNVYGCAMAMDLMEWKKEDLVDVFDDIIGVTAFLGKAVGSQIIVM from the coding sequence ATGGAACAACCAAAATTAACTGTTATCCTTATTTCCGGAGAAATGGAAAAATTACATGCAGGTTGCTTGGTGAGTTCAGTAGCTGCCGTATCCGGCATGGAAGTAAACATTTTTGTAACAATGGATGCACTTAAAGCTTTCCGCAAAGATGTAATTGAATCCAAAAACTTCAAAACCGGTGAAATTGGCCAGGAGATGCTCAATAAGAACGTTGAACTTTTTTATCAGTTGTTAGAAAATGCAAGAGATATGGGCACCTGTAATGTATACGGTTGCGCAATGGCAATGGACTTAATGGAATGGAAGAAAGAAGATTTAGTAGACGTATTTGATGATATTATCGGTGTCACTGCTTTCCTTGGTAAAGCTGTAGGCAGTCAAATTATTGTAATGTAA
- a CDS encoding sulfurtransferase TusA family protein translates to MSEVQITKTIDARGAFCPGPLMELVKTIKRGNVGEVYELLSSDSGSAKDVPEWVSKMGHELVYSKQDGNFWRIAVKKLK, encoded by the coding sequence ATGTCTGAAGTACAAATTACAAAAACTATTGATGCTCGTGGTGCATTTTGTCCAGGACCATTGATGGAGTTAGTAAAAACAATTAAAAGAGGTAACGTTGGCGAAGTATACGAATTGTTATCCAGTGACAGTGGTTCGGCTAAAGATGTTCCGGAATGGGTTAGCAAGATGGGACATGAGCTTGTTTACAGTAAGCAAGACGGGAATTTTTGGCGTATAGCTGTTAAAAAATTGAAGTAA
- a CDS encoding PGPGW domain-containing protein → MREKAKKLLRLSLGLIFLILGIAGLFLPVLQGILFLLLALYLLAPDWPWARKWQKKLQARYPGLANRLRFWKGRLKGIYGK, encoded by the coding sequence ATGAGAGAAAAAGCTAAAAAGCTGTTGCGCCTCAGCCTGGGCCTGATTTTTCTAATCCTGGGCATCGCCGGTCTCTTTTTACCAGTTCTGCAGGGAATTCTGTTTTTGCTGCTGGCCCTCTATTTGCTGGCCCCCGATTGGCCCTGGGCCCGGAAATGGCAAAAAAAATTACAGGCCAGATATCCCGGCCTGGCTAATAGATTGCGTTTCTGGAAGGGACGGCTGAAAGGCATTTACGGCAAGTAA
- a CDS encoding NAD(P)/FAD-dependent oxidoreductase, producing MAKRIIVLGSGVAGSMVANRLAKSMQKEIYSGEVEVLVIGNKKQHLYQPGFLFMSFNEGTLEQFSREQKHLLHPKVKFILEEATKIDTANNTVTTTKQSYNYDFLVIATGSYPDFNSVPGLAEASHNFYTPEGAAKLRDELFKFKGGTILMTIDVPHKCPVAPLEWIFMADELFRDLGIRDKVTLKYTYPIGRIHSLEPVAEWAEAEFEKRGIEYEVFFNLEEVDPNKKLAYNMDGTAHPYDLLISVPAHVGAKVVRDSNIGDEDGFIPTDRYSLKMIGQDNVYVLGDATNLPVSKAGSTAHYQADVVVKNIISQIKGLPASHRYSGKAFCFIESGLNEATYIWFDYKTPPQPMPSSEMLHWFKLAYNELYWLSVRGIM from the coding sequence ATGGCCAAACGCATTATCGTTTTAGGGAGTGGCGTGGCTGGTAGCATGGTGGCCAACCGCTTGGCAAAATCCATGCAAAAGGAAATATATAGTGGCGAAGTAGAAGTGTTGGTTATTGGGAACAAAAAACAGCACCTTTATCAACCTGGTTTTTTATTTATGTCCTTTAACGAAGGCACATTAGAGCAATTTTCCAGGGAACAAAAACATCTTTTACATCCAAAGGTTAAGTTTATACTTGAAGAAGCAACAAAAATTGATACAGCCAACAACACTGTAACCACTACTAAGCAATCCTATAATTATGATTTTCTGGTGATTGCAACGGGGTCGTACCCGGATTTCAATTCAGTTCCCGGGCTGGCTGAGGCTTCACATAATTTCTATACGCCTGAAGGTGCTGCGAAGTTACGTGATGAACTCTTCAAATTTAAAGGTGGTACAATCTTAATGACCATAGATGTTCCACACAAGTGTCCTGTTGCTCCGCTTGAGTGGATTTTTATGGCAGATGAACTGTTCAGAGATTTAGGAATTCGCGATAAAGTAACACTTAAGTATACTTATCCTATTGGCCGTATTCATTCTCTGGAACCTGTTGCCGAATGGGCAGAGGCGGAATTTGAAAAACGCGGCATCGAGTATGAAGTTTTCTTTAATCTTGAAGAAGTTGATCCAAACAAAAAACTGGCATACAACATGGACGGAACCGCGCATCCTTATGATTTGCTTATCTCCGTACCGGCGCATGTCGGAGCAAAAGTGGTTAGGGATTCCAATATTGGAGATGAAGACGGATTTATTCCCACTGACCGTTACAGTTTAAAAATGATTGGTCAAGACAATGTTTATGTTTTAGGTGATGCAACCAATCTTCCAGTAAGTAAAGCTGGTTCTACTGCCCATTATCAGGCGGATGTAGTTGTTAAAAATATTATTAGCCAGATAAAAGGACTCCCTGCTTCTCATCGTTACAGCGGTAAAGCGTTTTGCTTTATTGAGTCAGGTTTGAATGAGGCAACCTATATTTGGTTTGATTATAAGACACCACCTCAACCTATGCCATCTTCTGAAATGTTGCACTGGTTTAAGCTTGCTTACAATGAATTGTACTGGTTATCCGTTCGTGGGATCATGTAA
- the hcp gene encoding hydroxylamine reductase — protein MFCYQCEQTAGGKGCTTVGVCGKNEDIAALQDLLVFALKGIAAYAYHARELGYVDEEIDAFMEKAMFTTLTNVDFDLNHHIEMVLEAGRINLKAMELLDKANTERFGTPVPTTVETGSKPGPGILVTGHDLLDLYELLKQTEGTGINIYTHGEMLPAHAYPELKKFPHLVGNWGTAWQNQKKEWSEFPGAILVTTNCVLLPAEAYKDRIFTCGVAKLPGVPHIQNRDFSQVIEKAKSLPPLPEAPKGTLSTGFHHVPVLSLADKIIEAVKAGKIKHFFLVGGCDGARPGRNYYTEFVEKAPKDTVILTLACGKYRFNHLDLGDIDGIPRLIDIGQCNNAYSAIQIALALANAFNCGVNDLPLSLVLSWFEQKAVAILTTLLYLGIKNMRLGPTPPAFVTPNVFKVLQENYNLQLITTPEEDLKAILG, from the coding sequence ATGTTCTGTTACCAGTGTGAACAAACCGCTGGCGGCAAAGGCTGCACCACTGTAGGGGTCTGTGGCAAGAACGAAGATATTGCGGCTCTGCAGGACCTGCTGGTCTTTGCCCTCAAAGGAATTGCTGCCTATGCCTATCATGCCCGGGAATTAGGTTATGTCGATGAAGAAATTGATGCTTTTATGGAAAAAGCAATGTTCACTACTCTTACCAACGTGGACTTTGACCTGAACCATCATATCGAAATGGTACTGGAAGCTGGTCGTATTAACCTGAAGGCTATGGAGCTGCTGGATAAGGCCAATACCGAACGGTTTGGTACTCCCGTACCTACCACTGTTGAAACCGGCAGCAAGCCTGGCCCTGGTATCCTGGTCACCGGCCATGACCTGCTGGATCTGTATGAGCTGTTGAAGCAAACTGAAGGCACCGGGATCAATATCTATACCCATGGTGAAATGCTGCCGGCCCATGCTTATCCGGAACTGAAGAAATTCCCCCACCTGGTGGGCAACTGGGGCACTGCCTGGCAGAACCAGAAAAAAGAATGGTCCGAGTTCCCTGGCGCTATCCTGGTAACCACCAACTGTGTGCTATTGCCAGCTGAAGCCTATAAAGACCGGATTTTCACCTGTGGTGTAGCGAAGCTGCCCGGTGTACCCCATATTCAGAACCGGGATTTCTCTCAGGTAATTGAAAAAGCCAAATCCCTGCCGCCCTTGCCGGAAGCGCCTAAAGGCACTCTTTCCACCGGCTTCCATCATGTGCCGGTACTGAGCCTGGCCGATAAGATCATTGAAGCGGTGAAAGCAGGCAAAATCAAGCACTTCTTCCTGGTAGGCGGCTGCGATGGTGCCAGGCCGGGACGTAACTACTACACTGAATTCGTGGAAAAGGCTCCTAAGGACACCGTTATCCTCACCCTGGCCTGTGGTAAATATCGCTTCAACCACCTGGATCTGGGGGATATCGATGGTATTCCCCGCCTGATCGATATCGGCCAGTGCAATAACGCCTACTCTGCGATCCAGATCGCTCTGGCCCTGGCCAATGCCTTTAACTGCGGAGTCAACGACCTGCCTCTGAGCCTGGTGCTGTCCTGGTTTGAACAGAAGGCCGTTGCTATCCTGACCACCCTGCTCTACCTGGGTATCAAGAATATGCGCTTAGGTCCTACTCCTCCGGCTTTTGTGACTCCGAATGTATTCAAGGTCTTGCAGGAAAACTACAACCTGCAGCTGATCACAACTCCGGAAGAAGACCTGAAAGCGATTCTTGGCTAA
- a CDS encoding DUF2935 domain-containing protein — MPQEELIFWLGILQEHLQTAKNRLAEGEKAWRQEAEQIQQRLQAVQDQLRGGYFVSKADILALARETCRWLQRLLYRMLRCQVQASLYPLLVDHWARETRFFCQLLRLSATGNPHARLGQLRESLFWLRIFAEHLQLLSQQLDPTEQLLQAEAALLLRRLERCRLTLSNWESLVGQDRDFPLTLGQALADSRETVLAVLKYKQKVARRARRCQLLAVFPADWPEHLLREGRYFLSLWP, encoded by the coding sequence ATGCCACAGGAAGAACTAATCTTCTGGCTGGGAATATTACAGGAACATCTGCAGACAGCGAAAAACCGGCTGGCGGAAGGGGAAAAAGCCTGGCGGCAGGAGGCGGAACAAATTCAACAACGCCTCCAGGCCGTGCAGGACCAGCTGCGGGGAGGCTATTTTGTCAGCAAGGCAGATATTCTGGCTCTGGCCCGGGAAACCTGCCGCTGGCTGCAGCGTTTGCTTTATCGCATGTTGCGCTGTCAGGTGCAGGCCAGCCTGTATCCCCTGCTGGTGGACCACTGGGCCCGGGAGACCCGCTTTTTCTGTCAGTTATTGCGGTTGAGTGCCACCGGTAACCCCCATGCCCGCCTGGGACAGTTAAGGGAGAGTTTATTCTGGTTACGTATTTTTGCTGAACACCTGCAACTGCTCAGCCAGCAGTTGGATCCTACGGAACAGTTACTTCAGGCTGAAGCAGCCCTGTTGTTGCGGCGACTGGAACGATGTCGCCTGACTCTGAGTAACTGGGAGTCTCTGGTGGGGCAGGATAGAGATTTCCCCCTCACCCTGGGCCAGGCATTGGCGGATAGCCGGGAAACGGTGCTGGCGGTGTTGAAATACAAACAAAAAGTAGCGCGGCGGGCCAGACGGTGTCAGTTGCTGGCGGTTTTTCCGGCTGACTGGCCGGAACATCTGTTGCGGGAAGGACGTTATTTTCTCAGTCTCTGGCCATAG
- a CDS encoding Nramp family divalent metal transporter — MKTATYLAAVPARRSWLSSLGPAVVVAVAYVDPGNFAANLEGGARFGYSLLWVLLLSNLMAIFLQRQSAKLGIGAGKDLATLCGEQFRPGVNRLLWLLAVIAAMATDLAEFLGAALGFYLLLGVPLWLAGLLTAVVTVSILALERYGQRLLEIVIGTIVALIGFCYVIELFLAKPDWPQVLAHTVIPRLPAGSILVAVAMLGATVMPHVVFLHSQLVLDRRPQGASADFLRQLFRWECRDIALAMNTAFFINWAMVVVAAAVFHRQEIAVNSLTGAYHSLQPMLGSLAQLVFGIALLASGLSSSVVGTMSGQLVLKGFIGLDLPVTWRRLLVMGPALAVLLWAADPLQALVFSQAVLSFALPGAIVPLLLLTRRRDLLGELADRPWEQLLGWSVVTVVLAFNGILLLSGFGG; from the coding sequence TTGAAGACAGCGACATATCTGGCAGCTGTACCTGCCCGCCGCAGCTGGCTATCCAGCCTGGGCCCGGCCGTGGTGGTAGCGGTGGCCTATGTCGATCCAGGCAATTTTGCTGCCAACCTGGAAGGGGGAGCCCGTTTCGGCTACAGCCTGCTCTGGGTACTGCTGCTCAGCAATTTAATGGCAATTTTTCTGCAGCGCCAGTCAGCCAAACTGGGGATTGGCGCCGGGAAAGACCTGGCCACACTGTGCGGGGAACAGTTTCGGCCAGGAGTCAATCGCCTGTTATGGTTACTGGCGGTAATCGCCGCTATGGCTACTGATCTGGCTGAATTTCTGGGAGCGGCCCTGGGGTTTTATTTGCTGCTGGGGGTTCCCCTCTGGCTGGCCGGGCTATTGACAGCGGTGGTGACTGTTTCCATTCTGGCCCTGGAACGCTATGGGCAAAGACTGCTGGAAATAGTGATAGGCACCATTGTAGCTTTAATTGGGTTCTGTTATGTGATAGAATTGTTTCTGGCCAAACCTGATTGGCCGCAGGTGCTGGCCCATACAGTAATTCCCCGTTTGCCTGCCGGCTCGATTCTGGTAGCGGTGGCTATGCTGGGGGCAACGGTAATGCCCCATGTAGTGTTTTTGCATTCTCAGCTGGTGCTGGACCGACGCCCCCAGGGAGCATCTGCAGATTTTTTACGCCAGCTGTTTCGCTGGGAATGCCGGGATATTGCCCTGGCCATGAATACCGCCTTTTTCATCAACTGGGCCATGGTGGTGGTGGCAGCGGCAGTTTTCCACCGGCAGGAGATTGCAGTAAACAGTCTGACCGGTGCTTACCACAGTTTACAGCCAATGCTGGGCAGTCTGGCCCAGCTGGTGTTTGGCATTGCCCTGCTGGCTTCCGGCCTTTCCTCCTCTGTGGTGGGGACGATGAGTGGCCAGCTGGTGCTAAAAGGCTTTATCGGCCTTGACCTGCCTGTGACCTGGCGACGGCTTCTGGTCATGGGCCCGGCTCTGGCGGTTTTGCTCTGGGCAGCCGATCCCCTGCAGGCCCTGGTGTTCAGCCAGGCGGTCTTGAGTTTTGCCCTGCCAGGGGCGATTGTGCCGCTGCTTCTGCTGACCCGGCGCCGGGATTTACTGGGGGAACTGGCGGACCGGCCCTGGGAACAGCTGCTGGGCTGGAGTGTGGTGACTGTGGTGCTGGCTTTTAACGGCATACTATTATTGAGCGGTTTTGGGGGGTGA
- a CDS encoding Smr/MutS family protein, with amino-acid sequence MAILETANIEQGMPTVEQARLRLLQALRGAKARRAKAVKVIHGYGSSGVGGTLRGEMQKALAAHRRSGLIRHFVSGDKWSIFTPEGRRALELVPELKGDRDLDRGNPGITIVIL; translated from the coding sequence ATGGCGATTCTGGAAACAGCCAATATTGAGCAAGGCATGCCCACGGTGGAGCAGGCCCGGCTGCGCTTGCTGCAGGCCCTGCGGGGTGCCAAAGCCCGGCGGGCCAAGGCAGTAAAAGTAATCCACGGCTACGGTTCCAGTGGGGTGGGTGGCACTTTGCGGGGGGAAATGCAAAAAGCCCTGGCTGCTCACCGCCGCTCAGGCTTAATTCGTCACTTTGTTTCCGGTGATAAATGGTCCATCTTTACGCCGGAAGGGCGGAGGGCTCTGGAACTGGTGCCGGAACTGAAAGGGGACCGGGACCTGGACCGGGGTAATCCGGGAATAACGATTGTTATTTTGTAG
- a CDS encoding DUF1641 domain-containing protein: protein MSQPAQNVVHTVQNDSEAAGKTNQLLGLINAAIDSMDASVVQNLVSTVVQIGEVADELNTPEMIELLREVQKAGKNLQSLIAEVNKLQESGAFDVLIELVGIVKSVKDSSTAGVVTDILKQVVELVSMLDQVLALGGGKLLLGMINSLNEAIEENKNKQPKSMFAIIRQLNSDPDIKKSVNVLVSFLKKFSAHLNLER, encoded by the coding sequence ATGTCCCAACCCGCACAAAATGTTGTACACACCGTTCAAAATGACTCTGAAGCAGCAGGAAAAACCAATCAGCTGTTAGGCCTTATCAATGCCGCCATTGATTCAATGGATGCTTCGGTAGTGCAAAACCTGGTCAGTACCGTGGTTCAAATCGGTGAAGTTGCCGATGAATTAAATACGCCGGAAATGATTGAGCTTTTGCGAGAGGTTCAAAAGGCCGGTAAAAACCTCCAGTCTTTAATTGCTGAAGTAAATAAACTGCAGGAATCAGGCGCATTTGATGTTTTAATTGAACTAGTAGGAATAGTAAAATCTGTAAAAGATTCTTCTACAGCAGGGGTTGTTACTGATATTCTGAAACAAGTAGTGGAATTAGTTTCGATGCTGGACCAAGTACTGGCTTTAGGTGGCGGCAAGCTTTTACTGGGTATGATAAATTCTTTGAATGAAGCCATAGAAGAAAACAAAAACAAACAACCCAAAAGCATGTTTGCTATAATACGGCAGTTGAATTCAGATCCTGATATCAAGAAGAGTGTGAATGTGCTGGTTTCATTCCTGAAAAAGTTTTCAGCTCATTTGAATCTGGAAAGGTAA
- a CDS encoding YigZ family protein: MDSYRSVGREAVAEIVIKKSRFICYVKPVETAEAAQEFVEAIRKKHWDATHNVPAWRVGMPVPAERFSDDGEPAGTAGMPVLEVLRKQEVTNCVLVVTRYFGGTLLGAGGLVRAYTESAVKGLEAAGIVTYHLYRRFTIIVPYPLLGSILHLLEKLEGKLEEPLYGAEVQVRGWLLPELQNKLEKEVAELGQGQLQVEWGESCYLP, encoded by the coding sequence ATGGACAGCTATCGTTCGGTAGGCCGGGAAGCGGTGGCGGAAATTGTGATCAAAAAATCCCGGTTTATCTGTTATGTAAAGCCTGTGGAAACTGCCGAGGCAGCCCAGGAATTTGTCGAGGCTATTCGCAAAAAACACTGGGATGCTACTCACAATGTTCCAGCCTGGCGGGTGGGAATGCCGGTACCGGCAGAAAGGTTCAGTGATGATGGCGAACCGGCGGGAACAGCCGGCATGCCGGTACTGGAGGTATTGCGCAAACAGGAGGTAACCAACTGCGTACTGGTAGTGACCCGCTATTTTGGCGGCACTTTGCTGGGAGCAGGGGGCCTGGTGCGGGCTTATACGGAAAGTGCCGTTAAGGGGCTGGAGGCAGCCGGGATTGTTACCTATCACCTTTATCGGCGATTTACCATTATAGTTCCTTACCCGCTTTTGGGCTCCATCCTCCATCTGCTGGAAAAGTTGGAGGGTAAACTGGAAGAACCGCTTTATGGAGCAGAAGTGCAGGTAAGGGGTTGGTTACTCCCTGAGCTGCAAAACAAGCTGGAAAAGGAAGTGGCGGAACTGGGGCAGGGACAGCTGCAGGTGGAATGGGGGGAAAGCTGTTACTTGCCGTAA